A single Pseudovibrio sp. Tun.PSC04-5.I4 DNA region contains:
- a CDS encoding IS5 family transposase has translation MKIHFMPFKANVDRQHKFAKAKYKVTNWSKYNESLRRRGDVTVWIEESVAKAWFAPENQRRGRPAKFSEFAIETCLQIRVVFGLALRQTQGFVRSVFHLMELVLPVPDFSTLSRRADGLKLSNPKPRTNSEPVELVIDSTGVKIFGAGEWQETKHGTRIKRRTWRKLHLGLDLNAGQIVCSELTEDTVADPTAVSDLLDQIEDTVATFLGDGAYDGTPVRQELADRFEGIEVIIPPPKTAIPGPQAATAPTACDRDILAIQKNGRMSWQKQTGYGRRSRGETLMGRFKQVIGTTLRSRKLNNQRTEAKLGVAVLNTMTALGRATFEKVSA, from the coding sequence ATGAAGATTCACTTTATGCCGTTTAAAGCCAATGTTGATCGCCAACATAAGTTTGCCAAAGCCAAATACAAAGTGACGAACTGGTCGAAGTATAATGAAAGCTTGCGTCGTCGCGGCGATGTCACGGTTTGGATTGAAGAGAGCGTTGCCAAGGCTTGGTTTGCACCCGAGAACCAACGACGTGGACGGCCCGCCAAGTTTTCAGAGTTTGCCATTGAAACCTGTTTGCAGATCCGGGTCGTATTCGGTCTTGCTTTGAGGCAGACTCAAGGGTTTGTGAGGTCTGTGTTCCATTTGATGGAGTTGGTTTTACCGGTTCCTGACTTTTCAACCCTGTCGCGCCGCGCAGATGGCTTGAAACTTTCAAATCCCAAACCGCGAACGAACTCAGAGCCAGTAGAGCTGGTAATCGATAGTACAGGCGTTAAGATCTTTGGTGCCGGAGAATGGCAGGAAACCAAGCATGGAACCAGGATAAAGCGCAGAACTTGGCGCAAACTTCACCTTGGCCTTGATCTGAATGCCGGCCAAATCGTATGTTCTGAACTGACTGAGGATACGGTTGCCGATCCAACCGCTGTGTCGGATCTGTTGGATCAGATCGAAGATACAGTTGCTACATTTCTCGGTGATGGCGCTTATGATGGGACGCCTGTGAGACAAGAATTAGCAGACCGTTTTGAAGGTATCGAGGTCATCATTCCACCTCCCAAAACAGCTATCCCCGGCCCACAGGCTGCGACCGCTCCCACTGCTTGCGACCGGGATATTCTTGCCATTCAAAAGAACGGCAGGATGTCTTGGCAAAAGCAAACCGGATATGGCCGAAGGTCTCGAGGCGAAACCTTGATGGGCCGCTTTAAGCAGGTGATCGGGACCACGCTCAGGTCACGAAAGTTGAACAATCAGAGGACAGAGGCAAAACTTGGCGTCGCCGTTCTCAACACAATGACGGCCCTCGGACGCGCCACGTTCGAGAAGGTTTCTGCATGA
- a CDS encoding transposase: protein MPHKFHASRRHKFDKKKYRVTNWRDYNESLRNRGDLTIWVSREIGKEWSAQRRTTRGGQRKYSDLAIEVCLTLRSVYALALRQGLVAQFEISLQLAQSHASDHAETFSNVARPRAVIVLRTATPSFASVL from the coding sequence AGCCGTCGTCACAAATTTGACAAGAAGAAATATCGTGTCACGAACTGGCGTGACTATAACGAAAGTCTTCGTAATCGTGGTGATTTGACGATCTGGGTCAGCCGTGAGATCGGGAAGGAGTGGTCAGCGCAGCGCCGGACCACTCGCGGAGGGCAACGCAAGTATTCTGATTTAGCCATTGAGGTATGCCTAACACTGCGTAGCGTATACGCTTTGGCGTTACGACAGGGCCTTGTTGCACAATTCGAAATTAGCTTGCAGCTTGCCCAATCCCATGCATCTGATCATGCAGAAACCTTCTCGAACGTGGCGCGTCCGAGGGCCGTCATTGTGTTGAGAACGGCGACGCCAAGTTTTGCCTCTGTCCTCTGA